Proteins encoded within one genomic window of Lepidochelys kempii isolate rLepKem1 chromosome 11, rLepKem1.hap2, whole genome shotgun sequence:
- the LOC140895353 gene encoding gap junction gamma-1 protein-like, with translation MSWSFLTRLLEEINNHSTFVGKVWLTVLIIFRIVLTAVGGESIYYDEQSKFVCNTQQPGCENVCYDAFAPLSHVRFWIFQIIMVATPSVMYLGFAMHRLARGPEGRQRRGGRMPMVRRGAGRDYEEAEEDNEEDPMIFEEIEVEKEKGGERGEKHDGRRQIRQDGLMKAYVLQLLCRSVLEVAFLFGQYMLYHLEVSPSYVCTRSPCPHTVDCFVSRPTEKTIFLLIMYAVSGLCLFLNLLELCHLGVGRIRDLLRQGSDSPSPHDGHPGPPYAKKAPSAPPTYHSLKKEPPKGQLGNGKLDYSENLASSAAECSREHELARLRKHLCMAQEHLEMAFQLNRPLETASPSRSSSPEANGLAAEQNRLNLAHEKEGSACERTTGEEGLGLAWAVLPAVSQALACPHLCPQLRGSL, from the coding sequence ATGAGCTGGAGTTTCCTGACCCGGCTCCTGGAGGAGATCAACAACCACTCAACCTTTGTGGGCAAGGTCTGGCTCACTGTCCTCATCATCTTCCGCATCGTGCTGACCGCTGTGGGCGGCGAGTCCATCTACTACGACGAGCAGAGCAAGTTTGTGTGTAACACGCAGCAGCCGGGCTGCGAGAACGTCTGCTACGATGCCTTCGCGCCCCTCTCCCATGTCCGCTTCTGGATCTTCCAGATCATCATGGTGGCCACGCCCTCCGTCATGTACCTGGGTTTCGCCATGCACCGCCTCGCCCGCGGGCCAGAGGGCCGCCAGCGGCGGGGCGGGCGCATGCCCATGGTGCGGCGGGGTGCCGGGCGGGACTacgaggaggcagaggaggataACGAGGAGGATCCCATGATCTTCGAGGAGATAGAGGTGGAGAAGGAGAAGGGCGGAGAGCGGGGTGAGAAACACGATGGGCGCCGGCAGATCCGCCAGGATGGGCTGATGAAGGCCTACGTGCTGCAGCTGTTGTGTCGCTCGGTGCTGGAGGTGGCCTTCCTCTTTGGGCAGTACATGCTGTACCACTTGGAGGTGAGCCCCTCCTACGTGtgcacccgcagcccctgcccgcACACCGTCGACTGCTTCGTCTCCCGGCCCACCGAGAAGACCATCTTCCTGCTCATCATGTACGCAGTCAGCgggctctgcctcttcctcaacCTCCTCGAGCTCTGTCACCTGGGGGTTGGCCGCATCCGGGACTTGCTGCGCCAGGGCAgtgacagcccgagcccccatgACGGCCACCCAGGGCCGCCCTATGCCAAGAAGGCCCCCAGCGCGCCTCCCACCTACCACTCACTGAAGAAAGAACCCCCCAAGGGCCAGCTGGGCAACGGGAAGCTGGACTACAGTGAGAACCTGGCCAGCTCTGCAGCCGAGTGCTCCCGTGAGCACGAGCTGGCCCGGCTGCGCAAGCACCTCTGCATGGCCCAGGAGCACCTGGAGATGGCCTTCCAGCTGAACCGCCCGCTGGAGACAGCCAGCCCCTCGCGCAGCAGCAGCCCTGAGGCCAACGGTCTCGCTGCCGAGCAGAACCGCCTCAACTTGGCCCACGAAAAGGAAGGGTCTGCTTGTGAGAGAACCACAGGTGAGGAAGGTCTGGGCCTTGCCTGGGCCGTGCTCCCAGCTGTCTCCCAGGCGCTAGCCTGCCCACATCTGTGTCCCCAACTGCGGGGCTCTCTCTGA
- the INHA gene encoding inhibin alpha chain: MRLLHLLLALLAPVPAAGCQGAELDRQLVLAKLRAQILEYLSPSSRAQQESRGMHRRHIPGTPDRRGQELEDTSQVILFPTTDVPCEPPQPDELPEDESVFTYLFQPSAHTLSRVVTSTQLWFHTGPVVVVPPGSSAAANRSAGGADVLVLSGQGRVTVAATVVQAAEQWTVFHFAAPFLRYVSRQLFVLLVRCPGCPCTAAADKMPFLMATTKPKGPDRARRASVPWSPAALNLLQRPSEDAAAHADCHRAALNISFEELGWDKWIVHPSSFVFHYCHGSCSDAHTLSHALGFRLCCAALPSTMRSLRVRTTSDGGYSFKYETVPNILTQDCACI, from the exons ATGCGGCTGCTGCACCTGTTGCTGGCCCTGCtggctcctgtccctgctgcaggCTGCCAGGGTGCTGAGCTCGACAGGCAGCTCGTCCTGGCCAAGCTCCGGGCCCAGATCCTGGAGTATCTCAGCCCCAGCAGCCGggcccagcaggagagcagggggatgCACAGGAGACACATCCCAGGGACTCCAGACCGTcggggccaggagctggaggaCACCTCCCAGGTGATACTTTTCCCCACCACAG ATGTGCCGTGTGAGCCGCCCCAGCCGGACGAGCTCCCAGAGGACGAGAGTGTTTTCACCTACCTCTTCCAGCCTTCGGCTCACACCCTGAGCCGCGTGGTGACGTCCACCCAGCTCTGGTTCCACACAGGCCCCGTCGTCGTCGTGCCCCCCGGCTCGTCAGCTGCGGCCAACCGCTCAGCGGGGGGGGCCGACGTGCTGGTCCTGTCGGGGCAGGGCCGGGTCACCGTGGCAGCCACCGTGGTGCAGGCCGCCGAGCAGTGGACGGTCTTTCACTTCGCGGCGCCCTTCCTGCGTTACGTCTCCCGGCAGCTCTTTGTGCTGCTCGTGCGCTGCCCGGGCTGCCCCTGCACGGCCGCCGCAGACAAGATGCCCTTCCTCATGGCCACCACCAAGCCCAAGGGGCCGGACAGAGCCCGCCGCGCCTCCGTGCCCTGGTCCCCAGCTGCCCTCAACCTGCTGCAGCGCCCGTCGGAGGACGCCGCAGCCCACGCTGACTGCCACCGGGCCGCCCTCAACATCTCCTtcgaggagctgggctgggacaaGTGGATCGTGCACCCCAGCAGCTTCGTCTTCCACTACTGCCACGGCAGCTGCTCCGACGCCCACACCCTGAGCCACGCGCTGGGCTTCCGGCTTTGCTGTGCGGCGCTGCCCAGCACCATGCGCTCCCTGCGCGTCCGCACCACCTCCGACGGCGGCTACTCCTTCAAGTACGAGACCGTGCCCAACATCCTCACCCAGGACTGCGCCTGCATCTAG